A genomic window from Aquila chrysaetos chrysaetos chromosome 9, bAquChr1.4, whole genome shotgun sequence includes:
- the USB1 gene encoding U6 snRNA phosphodiesterase, giving the protein MRAALVGYSSSEEEEEEGGRRGGGAQGPPRASAGRPRLPVPAGLPGDPEPGEAVSDDSSRHGGRVRGFPHERGSWATHVYLPYRVQEEFLELLELLVSHARTYVSSLAAMEEFHLSLSQCVVLRYHWIEPFVRSLKERLASFHRFFCVADQVKVYTNQNKTRTFIGLEVSAGHFQLLELVSEVDRVLEEFDLPTFYKDPSFHISLAWCIGDLSGRLEGQCLRELQDIVDRFEDSALLLRVQWEEIRCKSGNKYFSFPLR; this is encoded by the exons ATGAGGGCCGCGCTGGTGGGGTACAGCAGctcggaggaggaggaggaagaaggggggcgccggggcggcggcgcgcaGGGGCCCCCCCGGGCCAG TGCCGGCCGTCCCCGCCTGCCCGTCCCCGCCGGCCTGCCGGGCGATCCGGAGCCGGGGGAGGCCGTTAGCGACGACAGCTCCCGGCACGGCGGCCGCGTCCGCGGCTTCCCCCACGAGCGGGGCAGCTGGGCCACCCACGTCTACCTGCCCT ACAGAGTCCAGGAGGAattcctggagctgctggagctgctggtctCCCACGCTCGCACCTATGTCTCCTCGCTGGCTGCCATGGAGGAGTTCCACCTCAGCCTCTCGCAGTGCGTGGTGCTGCGCTACCACTGGATAGAGCCCTTCGTCCGCTCCCTCAAGGAGCGCCTGGCCTCCTTCCACAG GTTCTTCTGCGTGGCTGACCAAGTGAAGGTTTACACCAACCAGAATAAAACCAG gaCCTTTATTGGCTTGGAGGTCTCTGCTGGGcatttccagctgctggagctggtctCGGAGGTGGACAGAGTTCTGGAGGAATTTGACCTTCCCACGTTCTACAAG GACCCGTCGTTCCATATCAGCTTGGCCTGGTGCATCGGGGACCTGTCCGGCAGACTGGAAGGGCAGTGTCTGCGGGAGCTCCAG GACATCGTGGACCGGTTTGAGGACTCGGCACTCCTGCTGCGTGTCCAATGGGAGGAAATCCGCTGCAAGTCGGGGAACAAGTACTTCTCCTTCCCCTTGAGGTAG
- the MMP15 gene encoding matrix metalloproteinase-15, giving the protein MAGGGGAPCRAGGALRVGGRPPPLLALLVLLVAAAAGEELNAEAWLRLYGYLPQPSRQMSTMRSAQTFSLALAEMQKFYGITVTGVLDEETKAWMKRPRCGVPDQFGARMKSNMRRKRYALTGRRWSQSHLTFSIQNYTEKLGRYHSYEAVRRAFRVWEQATPLVFREVPYEDIRQKRKKEADIMVLFASGFHGDSSPFDGVGGFLAHAYFPGPGMGGDTHFDSDEPWTLENTDVSGNDLFLVAVHELGHALGLEHSSNPSAIMAPFYQWMDTENFQLPEDDLKGIQQLYGTVDGRPQPTKPLPTMTPRRPGRPDQRPPKPPPPGKPERPPKPGSPDRPDQYGPDICDGNFDTVAVLRGEMFVFKGRWFWRVRHNRVLDNYPMPIGHFWRGLPGDIDAAYERHDGRFVFFKGDRYWLFREANLEPGYPQPLVTYGQGIPYDSIDAAVWWEPTGHTFFFRGDRYWRFNEDTRSVDPGYPKPISVWVGIPPSPKGAFLSPDASSTYFYRGTKYWKFDNERLKTEPGYPKSILRDFMGCHTELVPDPHPRWPDGDRPPFNPNGDGRTEGEEEDKEEEEEDEEDYSEGGRQPGGDVDVVVQIDEYTRTMSVVMVLVLLVLLLCILGLIYVIVQMQRKGTPRMLLYCKRSLQEWV; this is encoded by the exons ATGGCAGGAGGTGGCGGCGCCCCCtgccgggcgggcggggcgcTGCGGGTGGGCGGGCGCCCCCCGCCGTTACTGgcgctgctggtgctgctggtggcggcggcggcgggcgaggaGCTCAACGCAGAG GCATGGCTGCGGCTCTACGGCTACCTGCCGCAGCCCAGCCGGCAGATGTCCACCATGCGCTCAGCTCAGACCTTCTCCTTGGCCCTTGCCGAAATGCAGAAGTTTTACGGCATCACCGTCACCGGCGTCCTGGATGAGGAGACCAAGGC gtGGATGAAACGTCCCCGCTGCGGGGTCCCGGACCAGTTTGGAGCACGGATGAAGTCCAACATGCGGCGGAAGCGGTACGCGCTGACGGGGCGGCGCTGGAGCCAGAGCCATCTCACCTTCAG CATCCAAAACTACACGGAGAAGCTGGGTCGGTACCACTCGTACGAGGCCGTCCGCCGAGCCTTCCGGGTGTGGGAGCAAGCCACGCCGCTGGTTTTCCGGGAGGTGCCCTACGAGGACATCCGGCAGAAGCGGAAGAAGGAGGCCGACATCATGGTGCTCTTTGCCTCTGGCTTCCACGGAGACAGCTCCCCCTTCGACGGCGTTGGGGGGTTTTTGGCTCACGCCTATTTTCCCGGTCCTGGCATGGGGGGGGACACGCATTTCGATTCGGATGAGCCCTGGACGCTGGAGAATACGGATGTGTCTG GGAACGACCTCTTCCTGGTGGCCGTGCACGAGCTGGGCCACgcgctggggctggagcactcCAGCAACCCCAGCGCTATCATGGCCCCCTTCTACCAGTGGATGGACACGGAGAACTTCCAGTTGCCTGAGGATGACCTCAAGGGCATCCAGCAGCTGTACG GTACCGTGGATGGGCGCCCTCAGCCCACCAAGCCTTTGCCCACCATGACACCCCGGAGACCTGGCAGGCCAGACCAGAGACCCCCTAAACCACCCCCCCCAGGGAAACCGGAGCGGCCCCCCAAACCTGGCAGCCCAGACCGACCTGACCAGTATGGCCCCGACATCTGTGATGGGAACTTTGACACAGTGGCAGTGCTGCGTGGGGAGATGTTTGTGTTCAAG GGCCGGTGGTTCTGGAGGGTCCGGCACAACCGGGTGCTGGACAACTACCCCATGCCCATTGGGCACTTCTGGCGGGGCCTCCCCGGGGACATCGATGCCGCCTACGAGAGACATGACGGGAGGTTCGTCTTCTTTAAAG GTGACCGGTACTGGCTCTTCCGAGAAGCCAACCTGGAGCCTGGGTACCCGCAGCCCCTGGTCACCTATGGGCAGGGCATTCCCTACGACAGCATCGACGCAGCCGTCTGGTGGGAACCCACGGGGCACACCTTCTTCTTCCGTGGGGACAG aTACTGGCGCTTTAATGAGGACACCCGCTCGGTGGACCCTGGATACCCAAAACCCATCTCTGTCTGGGTGGGCATCCCTCCCTCACCCAAGGGTGCCTTCCTCAGCCCAGATGCCT cctccacCTACTTCTACAGAGGCACAAAGTACTGGAAATTCGACAACGAGCGGCTCAAGACCGAGCCAGGTTATCCCAAATCCATCCTACGGGACTTCATGGGCTGTCACACGGAGCTGGTCCCGGACCCCCATCCCCGCTGGCCTGATGGGGACCGACCCCCCTTCAACCCCAATGGGGACGGGCGAACCGAAGGCGAGGAGGAAgacaaggaggaagaggaggaagacgAGGAGGATTACAGCGAGGGTGGCCGCCAGCCGGGCGGGGACGTGGACGTGGTGGTGCAGATCGACGAGTACACGCGCACCATGAGCGTCGTcatggtgctggtgctgctggtgctgctgctctgcatcctCGGCCTCATCTATGTCATCGTCCAGATGCAGAGGAAGGGCACGCCCCGAATGCTCTTGTACTGCAAGCGCTCCTTGCAGGAGTGGGTCTGA
- the CFAP20 gene encoding cilia- and flagella-associated protein 20 isoform X2, with amino-acid sequence MFKNTFQSGFLSVLYSIGSKPLQIWDKKVRNGHIKRITDNDIQSLVLEIEGTNVSTTYITCPADPKKTLGIKLPFLVMIIKNLKKYFTFEVQVLDDKNVRRRFRASNYQSTTRVKPFICTMPMRLDDGWNQIQFNLSDFTRRAYGTNYIETLRVQIHANCRIRRVYFSDRLYSEDELPAEFKLYLPVQNKAKQ; translated from the exons atGTTCAAGAACACGTTCCAAAGCGGGTTCCTCTCGGTGCTGTACAGCATCGGCAGCAAGCCGCTCCAGATCTGGGACAAGAag GTGCGCAATGGCCACATCAAGCGAATCACTGACAATGACATTCAGTCGCTGGTGCTGGAGATTGAAGGAACTAATGTCAG TACCACGTACATCACGTGCCCTGCTGACCCAAAGAAGACCCTGGGCATCAAACTACCTTTCCTAGTGATGATCATCAAGAAcctgaaaaaatacttcactTTTGAAGTGCAG GTGCTGGATGATAAGAATGTACGGCGCCGTTTCCGGGCGAGCAACTACCAGAGCACGACTCGGGTGAAGCCTTTCATCTGCACCATGCCCATGCGGCTGGACGATGGCTGGAACCAAATCCAGTTCAACCTGTCAGACTTCACGCGCCGGGCTTACGGGACAAATTACATTGAGACCCTGAGAGTTCAG ATCCATGCCAATTGTCGCATTCGACGAGTGTACTTCTCTGACCGTCTCTACTCAGAGGATGAGCTCCCAGCTGAGTTCAAGCTGTATCTGCCTGTCCAGAACAAGGCCAAG CAATAA
- the CFAP20 gene encoding cilia- and flagella-associated protein 20 isoform X1: MFKNTFQSGFLSVLYSIGSKPLQIWDKKVRNGHIKRITDNDIQSLVLEIEGTNVSTTYITCPADPKKTLGIKLPFLVMIIKNLKKYFTFEVQVLDDKNVRRRFRASNYQSTTRVKPFICTMPMRLDDGWNQIQFNLSDFTRRAYGTNYIETLRVQIHANCRIRRVYFSDRLYSEDELPAEFKLYLPVQNKAKVS, translated from the exons atGTTCAAGAACACGTTCCAAAGCGGGTTCCTCTCGGTGCTGTACAGCATCGGCAGCAAGCCGCTCCAGATCTGGGACAAGAag GTGCGCAATGGCCACATCAAGCGAATCACTGACAATGACATTCAGTCGCTGGTGCTGGAGATTGAAGGAACTAATGTCAG TACCACGTACATCACGTGCCCTGCTGACCCAAAGAAGACCCTGGGCATCAAACTACCTTTCCTAGTGATGATCATCAAGAAcctgaaaaaatacttcactTTTGAAGTGCAG GTGCTGGATGATAAGAATGTACGGCGCCGTTTCCGGGCGAGCAACTACCAGAGCACGACTCGGGTGAAGCCTTTCATCTGCACCATGCCCATGCGGCTGGACGATGGCTGGAACCAAATCCAGTTCAACCTGTCAGACTTCACGCGCCGGGCTTACGGGACAAATTACATTGAGACCCTGAGAGTTCAG ATCCATGCCAATTGTCGCATTCGACGAGTGTACTTCTCTGACCGTCTCTACTCAGAGGATGAGCTCCCAGCTGAGTTCAAGCTGTATCTGCCTGTCCAGAACAAGGCCAAGGTGAGCTAG